Proteins from one Chroococcidiopsis sp. CCMEE 29 genomic window:
- a CDS encoding DUF4089 domain-containing protein produces the protein MDDSTLSIAEYVSQMTMLLDLQLSPEHRPSVIENFARIKAIAQLVNEFPLSENIEAAPVFEP, from the coding sequence ATGGATGATAGCACTTTATCTATAGCTGAGTACGTAAGTCAGATGACGATGTTACTGGATTTGCAACTATCCCCGGAACATCGCCCGAGTGTAATAGAGAATTTTGCCAGAATTAAAGCGATCGCCCAGCTGGTAAACGAATTTCCCCTGTCAGAAAACATTGAAGCAGCCCCAGTGTTTGAACCGTGA
- a CDS encoding AtzE family amidohydrolase has product MDLNQADAVVTAAAVREGNISAVAVVNAALARIEARNKVLNCFTAVTAEKALANAEEIDRAIAAGTNPGPLAGVPFAVKNLFDIAGLTTLAGSKINAEKPVATQDATAVTALKRAGAVLVGALNMDEYAYGFVTENSHYGVTHNPHDLNRVAGGSSGGSAAAVAAGLVLLTLGSDTNGSIRVPAALCGVFGFKPTYGRLSRAGVALFSSSFDHIGPFARSVRDITTAFDVLQGADDRDPVCTNRSPEPCLPQLSQGIEDLRIAIASDYFLKNAATEALTAVKQVARALDVSEYVTLPEAQRARAAAFVITACEGANLHLDDLRSRPDDFDPATRDRFLAGALIPASWYIQAQRFRSWYRDRVREVFQNVDVILAPTTPCPAPLIGQQRMTLEGEEILVRPHLGLFTQPLSFIGLPVLSVPIQHPKTLPLGVQLIAAPYHEAKILRVAALLEAKGVIAAPVVQQS; this is encoded by the coding sequence TTGGATTTAAATCAAGCTGATGCTGTTGTTACAGCAGCTGCCGTCCGGGAAGGTAATATCAGCGCAGTGGCAGTTGTTAATGCTGCCTTGGCACGGATTGAAGCACGGAATAAGGTACTCAACTGTTTTACTGCTGTGACGGCTGAAAAAGCTTTGGCAAATGCGGAGGAAATAGATCGAGCGATCGCCGCTGGAACCAACCCTGGTCCCTTGGCTGGTGTCCCCTTTGCTGTCAAAAATCTATTTGATATCGCTGGTTTAACTACCCTTGCAGGATCGAAGATTAATGCTGAAAAGCCAGTAGCGACTCAAGATGCAACAGCTGTTACTGCCTTGAAACGAGCCGGTGCTGTACTGGTTGGTGCTTTGAATATGGACGAATACGCCTACGGTTTCGTTACCGAAAACTCTCACTATGGCGTGACTCATAACCCCCACGATTTAAATCGCGTAGCAGGCGGTTCATCCGGTGGTTCTGCTGCTGCTGTGGCAGCTGGGTTAGTACTGCTAACATTAGGTTCTGATACCAATGGTTCGATTCGAGTTCCTGCTGCGTTGTGTGGTGTATTTGGATTCAAACCAACTTATGGAAGGTTGTCACGGGCTGGGGTAGCATTGTTTTCCAGCAGCTTTGACCACATCGGACCATTTGCCCGTTCGGTGCGTGATATCACCACAGCGTTTGATGTGCTTCAAGGGGCAGACGATCGCGATCCGGTTTGTACTAATCGCTCGCCTGAACCATGCTTACCTCAGCTAAGTCAAGGGATTGAGGATTTACGAATTGCGATCGCCTCTGACTATTTTCTCAAAAATGCTGCAACAGAGGCACTGACAGCAGTGAAACAAGTTGCCCGTGCATTGGATGTAAGTGAGTATGTCACTCTACCAGAAGCGCAGCGGGCGCGTGCAGCAGCGTTTGTAATTACGGCTTGCGAAGGAGCAAATCTGCATTTGGATGACTTGCGATCGCGTCCTGATGATTTTGATCCAGCAACGCGCGATCGCTTTCTAGCAGGTGCTTTGATCCCAGCTAGTTGGTACATTCAAGCCCAGCGGTTTCGGAGTTGGTACCGCGATCGCGTTCGTGAAGTATTTCAAAATGTAGACGTAATTTTAGCTCCAACCACACCTTGTCCAGCCCCGTTGATTGGTCAACAGAGAATGACGCTAGAGGGTGAGGAGATTCTCGTCCGCCCACACTTAGGGCTATTTACCCAGCCATTATCCTTTATCGGTTTACCTGTCTTGTCTGTGCCAATTCAACACCCAAAAACCCTGCCACTAGGAGTCCAGCTGATTGCTGCACCTTATCATGAGGCAAAAATTTTGCGAGTTGCTGCTTTACTTGAGGCTAAAGGTGTCATAGCAGCTCCGGTTGTGCAGCAGTCATGA
- a CDS encoding FAD-binding oxidoreductase, protein MKTYDWIVIGGGITGAALSYELAKTGFSVLLLEQHGIPQNATRYSYGGLAYWSGTTDLTRQLAAEGISRHRILSEELDTDTQFRELDLLLTISVDSDPEAVAASYAHFAIPPRLLSVAEACTLEPLLNQEAIAGALTVKHGHIHPEITTQGYTQAFLRHGGVVQIAQVLELLQAGDTVKGVKTTTETFHSVNTVICAGGFSRALLKSAGISVQLYFTHAELIETPPLDIRLRTLVMPAQVKRFQLEAESIIDDSLWDEPGLELLPPILDAGAIQFLDGSLRLGQISRVITDPTTEINPAESEVRIRASVGQVLPALENLPGTWHHCLVGFSRDRLPLVGAIPGVEGIHIFSGFSNPLVIVPPLARRFANWVAGQNDQIITQLSPTQY, encoded by the coding sequence ATGAAAACCTACGACTGGATCGTTATCGGCGGCGGAATTACGGGTGCAGCCTTAAGTTATGAATTAGCAAAAACAGGTTTTTCTGTGTTGCTATTAGAGCAACATGGGATACCTCAAAATGCCACCCGTTATAGTTATGGTGGTTTAGCTTACTGGTCAGGCACTACAGACCTGACACGCCAACTTGCTGCTGAAGGGATCTCACGCCATCGCATCTTGTCTGAGGAATTAGATACAGATACCCAGTTTCGTGAGTTGGACTTATTACTGACCATTTCAGTTGATAGCGATCCTGAAGCGGTCGCTGCTTCCTATGCTCACTTTGCCATTCCGCCGCGTCTACTCAGTGTTGCTGAAGCTTGTACTTTGGAACCGTTGCTGAATCAAGAGGCGATCGCAGGTGCCCTCACAGTTAAACACGGTCACATCCATCCAGAAATAACGACCCAAGGCTACACTCAAGCCTTTCTCCGCCATGGGGGTGTAGTGCAGATTGCCCAGGTCTTGGAACTACTGCAAGCGGGAGATACGGTTAAAGGCGTGAAAACAACCACCGAGACTTTCCATAGCGTCAATACTGTTATTTGTGCTGGTGGCTTCAGTCGTGCCTTACTCAAATCAGCGGGTATTTCCGTACAGCTATATTTCACCCATGCCGAATTGATTGAAACCCCACCTCTAGACATACGGTTACGTACACTGGTGATGCCAGCCCAGGTTAAAAGGTTTCAATTAGAGGCAGAGTCTATCATAGATGACAGCTTGTGGGATGAGCCAGGGTTAGAACTATTACCTCCAATTCTCGATGCTGGTGCGATTCAGTTCCTTGATGGTAGCCTGCGGTTGGGTCAGATCAGCCGCGTTATTACTGACCCCACTACCGAAATAAACCCAGCGGAGAGTGAAGTTAGGATTCGGGCAAGTGTAGGGCAAGTATTGCCAGCCTTGGAGAATTTACCAGGTACTTGGCACCATTGCTTAGTTGGGTTTAGTCGCGATCGCCTCCCTCTAGTCGGTGCAATTCCAGGCGTAGAGGGTATCCATATATTTTCTGGGTTTAGCAATCCGCTAGTGATTGTGCCTCCGCTTGCTCGTCGCTTTGCAAACTGGGTCGCTGGACAGAACGATCAAATCATCACCCAACTGTCTCCTACTCAATACTGA